The DNA region TAGCGGTTATGATAGGTTGGGAAAATCAACTTCGTTTAATAAACAAATTTTAGTTAGAGCAATAGATGAACCCGCAACTTCCCTACCAAATGCAGCACTACCATTGCAGTTCGCAGCTTACCGCCTTGGTGAAGCCAGACTAGAAATTTATAATGTATGTGATATCAAAGATAAAAATTGTTCTGCAAATCCTAATCAAGCTTTACCATGACTAAATACTCAACTCCTGCGGAAACACCTGCTCAAAATGAATTTACTCTACCTCCCGATGCTCAACAACAAGATGTAGAATCTTTTGATTGGGAATCGCGGATGTCAAGGTTGGTCGGCTTTGATGAAGAATCTTCTCCCGATACCCAAGGATCAGAAGATGTAACATCGCAAGAATCGCTATCTCTTCCACAAGAAGTTCAGACTAAGCAACCCCTCTCATCTAATCCCTTTGCAAAGTTAGGCTTGGTAGGAGCCGCTACCTTTGCGATCGTTTTGGTGGGTGGCGTGTTTTTGTCCCAATTAATGAGTAGCAATCCCAAGCCAAAAACTATTGTTGCTCCACAAGTACCTGAGCAGCCAACTGATGAATCTACCTCTCAACAACTAGCAGGCGAAGTAGATACTCTGAAAACGAAATTAGCCCTGACTGAACAAGCAGAGATGGTGAAAGCCGCGCAACAACAGCTTAGAACTGCCAAATCAGCGTCTACAGTACCTTTACCACAACCGTCAGTTTCTTCTAGAGGTACACAAAGAGTGATCCCAACACCCCCACCAACAGCTTACGTCCCTCGGACAGTGACAGTTGAGCGTGTCGTTAGAGTACCTGCATCTCAACCTTCGCCCCAACTACCAGTTGTGCAGCCAAGCACTCAACGTCAACCTCAACCCGTAGTTAATATAACTCCACCATCTCCACCAAACCCATTGCAAGAGTGGAGAAGGTTAGCAAAGTTAGGTAGCTACGGTCAACTAGATGCTACGAATCAATCTAATAACATAGCAACAGCTCCTGAACCTGTAAATAA from Nostoc commune NIES-4072 includes:
- a CDS encoding TrbI/VirB10 family protein; translated protein: MTKYSTPAETPAQNEFTLPPDAQQQDVESFDWESRMSRLVGFDEESSPDTQGSEDVTSQESLSLPQEVQTKQPLSSNPFAKLGLVGAATFAIVLVGGVFLSQLMSSNPKPKTIVAPQVPEQPTDESTSQQLAGEVDTLKTKLALTEQAEMVKAAQQQLRTAKSASTVPLPQPSVSSRGTQRVIPTPPPTAYVPRTVTVERVVRVPASQPSPQLPVVQPSTQRQPQPVVNITPPSPPNPLQEWRRLAKLGSYGQLDATNQSNNIATAPEPVNNPQPQQQQTPPPPQTSAPEVSQAQPVGQKSLAVGTSARAVLATAISGETTTRSGGGDEGSQAKNVSVIIKSQEALKAKDGTTVIPANTEFLAEISSINEQGLVQMNVTKLISQNNGNPTEQSLPSNAIIVRGSQGKPLVASKYPGQSSPIASMDVGSFLVNGISKAAALINTPDTTLVSLPSTTTTTNSEGNTTPVTTYTTGTITENKRNLAAAVLEGGTTSLSQQIGQRNQQAIAQMSQPTNIWFMQAGTNVELYVNQPI